DNA sequence from the Pseudomonas tritici genome:
ACAAAGTACCCGGCGCCGGCAACTTCTACGAACCGACCGTACTGGCTGACGTCACCGACCAGATGACCTCGTTCAAGCAGGAACTGTTCGGCCCCGTGGCCTCGATCATCACCGCCCGCGACGCCGACCACGCCGTGGCCCTGGCCAATGACAGCGAGTTCGGCCTCACCGCCAGCATCTTCACCACCGACCCGGCGAAGGCACGCGATATCGCCAACCAGTTGGAAACCGGCGGGATCTTCGTCAACGCCTTCAGCGTTTCCGACCCTCGGGTGGCGTTCGGCGGCGTGAAAAAAAGTGGGTTCGGCCGCGAATTGTCGCACTTCGGCGTACGCGAATTCTGCAACGCGCAAACCGTGTGGCTGGACCGCAAATAAGCCGAGCACTCCCTGTGGCGAAGGCGCTTGCTCCCGCTGGACTGCGCAGCAGACCTAAAACGGCCTCAACACCGAATATGCCTGCGCACGCACTGCACCAGCCCGTCCAGTGCCTGGGACTTCACCGGCGCCAGCACGCACACCGTGTGCTCGCGCTGGCCCTCTGTCACGGTCAGGGTGTAATGCACCTGGCCTGGCTTCCCGGACTCCGGAACGGTGCTCTGCGGCAACTGAAAAAAGTCTGAAGCCGCGATCAGTTGCCGCAACTCCTGCTGATCCTGCTCAGGCAGAGCGTCCAGCTTTACCGTACGAGGCTGGGCCAAGCCGGGAAAAAACGCCGGTCCGCCGTTTTCCTTGATCGAAATCTGCATGGTTGTTCCTCACGTCAGACCGAAATGCCGACCGCTTTCCAACCTTCCTTGACCGCCTTCTGCTCATCCTTGTTCGCGCCGTAGAGTCGGCCGGCAATATCGTAGGTGATGCGCGCAAAGCGCAGAAACCCCGAGTTGGGCCGCAGCCGCGCATCGCGCAACGCGTCATACCAGATACGCCCGGCGCGCTCCCAGGCGAACCCGCCCAACTTCGTCGCCACTTGGTAGAACGCATGGTTGGGGATGCCGGAATTGATATGCACCCCACCATTGTCCTCGTAGGTCTGCACAAAATCATCCATGTGCCCAGGCTGAGGGTCCTTGCCCAGCAGTTCGTCGTCAAACGCGGTACCGGGGGCTTTCATCGAGCGCAGGGCGGTGCCTTTGATCTTTGGCGTAAACAGCCCCTTGCCGATCAGCCAGTCGGCGTCTTGTGCCGATTGCTGCAGTGCATATTGCTTGATCAGTGAGCCGAACAC
Encoded proteins:
- a CDS encoding protealysin inhibitor emfourin, translated to MQISIKENGGPAFFPGLAQPRTVKLDALPEQDQQELRQLIAASDFFQLPQSTVPESGKPGQVHYTLTVTEGQREHTVCVLAPVKSQALDGLVQCVRRHIRC